One window from the genome of Garra rufa chromosome 1, GarRuf1.0, whole genome shotgun sequence encodes:
- the LOC141338380 gene encoding uncharacterized protein, producing the protein MKIANGCNAAEIFTGLFCKKKVAVKRVAKHVAKTEIEMANFLCSNILQAKHLLQPIKVLEDSYFAYFVSPLCEYSLMELIENKDFPERKCLTDSRRLEICQQLLKGLQELHSCGILHRDLKPENILFDISNKLYIADFGASRKLDLAQATLHSQMAGSFSWSSYEDVGGMQYKYKKESDIQVAGCLVHYILTDGQHPFQTCLPYSKDPVGLSQNVRMGHFTLQCEEIWSRQTQVIRRMLSKSIQERPSIEECLESITCFTHQSGTKDNGSKNNEIEDRTHTSNPQQSEEIDILGSTDKEKPEGVCSDNMDSSSNFEEELSQCKMNNTEHQFTLEMSEEKMSVEEVSEEEMPEEEISEEVSEEVPEEDISEEVSEEDISEEVSEEVPEELSKEGISEEEVSEEDISEEDISEEVSEEDISEEVSDEDISEEVVSKEEMYEAQAKGQVAEVIQGKSLWRKMDEDAGCSSHQQNIPVKTSSNTAHQRIYDKKNYCLYCEKAYVKIARHLTQRHSGKVEVAKALAQRKGSAMRNLLLTKIRNMGNYHHNISVLSTGKGVIVPKRQATYHSTSHDYLPCKFCYAMYVKTDLWRHHKRCKLQVKDNMPVNRKVQASCSLLLPMDCTVSSGLKKMIEDMTYDAVTQVVKSDQLILSLGERMFLRNGEVPRYRADIRNKMRELARLLMTARKFDKGIVTLKDLINPGKFNTVLEAVKIMTGFDRSTNRFSVPSTALKLRHSLVKVSHILQGEALRQEDDALKSRAEHFSKLIELEWTIHVSSNALKTLYQKKWNSPQMLPLAEDIKKLQDHLKCLEETNKEALTDHPSQKSWSDLSQVTLTQLILFNRRREGEVSRMEIQTYLQRNNYQMQDEILESLSAFEKKLCENLTRVEVRGKRGRKVPILLPANVKESVDLLIKTREHVGISSSNPYIFARPFYGSQESIRGCDCLKRYAESCGAKNPENITSTKLRKHVATVSQLLNLQTHDLDQLATFMGHDIEVHREFYRLPEETLQMAKVGRILFALQSGISQFKGKSLEDITPNINFEEATSDSESEDAEYNKRRAKDNYFEKGTATSRKTVSGEASTYLRKPPLPLNQKGKSRKAWTEVESKMIEHHFKNFLKKMKVPGKNDCERFLNENQSLMNNERDWIAVKYFVHNRIITMKRNLCQKYTT; encoded by the exons ATGAAGATTGCAAATGGCTGCAATGCTGCAGAGATATTCACAGGActcttttgcaaaaaaaaagttgcagtgAAACGAGTGGCAAAACATGTTGccaaaactgaaatagaaatggCTAATTTCCTTTGTTCAAATATTTTACAAGCAAAACATCTTTTACAACCTATTAAAGTGTTGGAAGACTCTTACTTTGCCTATTTTGTCTCCCCTCTTTGTGAATACAGTTTGATGGAACTGATTGAAAACAAGGATTTTCCAGAAAGAAAATGCTTGACAGACAGCCGAAGACTAGAGATATGCCAGCAATTGCTAAAAGGACTTCAGGAACTGCATTCATGTGGAATTTTGCACAGAGATCTGAAGCCTGAAAACATTTTATTTG ATATCTCCAATAAACTATACATCGCAGACTTTGGAGCAAGCAGGAAACTGGATCTGGCCCAAGCCACATTGCACTCTCAAATGGCTGGATCATTTTCTTGGTCAAGTTATGAAGATGTTGGAGGCATGCAATACAAGTACAAGAAAGAATCTGATATCCAG GTAGCAGGATGCTTGGTGCATTACATCCTGACAGATGGGCAACACCCATTTCAGACATGTTTACCCTACTCCAAGGATCCAGTTGGGCTATCCCAAAATGTCAGAATGGGTCACTTCACTCTTCAATGTGAAGAAATATGGTCAAGACAAACACAAGTTATACGTAGAATGCTGTCTAAATCGATTCAAGAACGTCCCTCCATTGAGGAATGCCTGGAGTCTATTACAT GTTTTACACACCAGTCTGGAACCAAAGACAATGGCAGCAAAAACAATGAGATTGAA GACAGAACCCATACATCTAATCCCCAACAATCAGAAGAAATAGACATCCTGGGGAGTACTGACAAAGAGAAGCCAGAGGGTGTTTGCAGTGACAACATGGATTCATCTTCtaattttgaagaggaattaTCGCAGTGTAAAATG AACAACACTGAACACCAGTTTACACTGGAAAtgtcagaagaaaaaatgtcagtagaagaagtgtcagaagaagaaatgccagaagaagaaatttcagaagaagtgtcggaagaagtgccagaagaagacatttcagaagaagtgtcagaggaagacatttcagaagaagtgtcagaagAAGTGCCAGAAGAACTGTCAAAAGAAGGAATTTCAGAAGAAGAAGTGtcagaggaagacatttcagaagaagacatttcagaagaagtgtcagaggaagacatttcagaagaagtgtcagatgaagacatttcagaagaagtAGTGTCAAAAGAAGAAATGTATGAAGCTCAAGCTAAAGGACAAGTAGCAGAAGTTATCCAAGGAAAATCACTTTGGAGGAAAATGGATGAAGATGCTGGCTGTAGCTCTCACCAACAAAATATCCCAGTGAAAACATCCTCAAACACTGCACATCAACGTATCTATGACAAAAAGAATTACTGTCTTTACTGTGAGAAGGCCTATGTAAAAATTGCAAGACATCTTACACAGAGACATTCTGGAAAAGTTGAAGTTGCAAAGGCACTGGCACAAAGGAAAGGCTCAGCGATGCGAAATCTTTTGTTAACCAAGATCAGAAACATGGGAAACTACCACCATAACATTTCAGTCCTATCCACTGGGAAAGGGGTAATTGTACCAAAAAGGCAAGCAACGTATCATTCAACATCACATGACTATCTGCCGTGCAAGTTTTGCTATGCTATGTATGTCAAAACAGACCTTTGGAGACATCACAAACGTTGCAAGTTACAAGTTAAAGACAATATGCCAGTAAATCGAAAAGTTCAAGCAAGTTGTTCCCTGTTGTTACCCATGGACTGTACAGTTTCTagtggattaaaaaaaatgattgaagACATGACATATGATGCTGTAACTCAAGTGGTGAAATCTGACCAGCTGATTCTCTCACTTGGTGAAAGGATGTTCCTCAGAAATGGAGAAGTTCCACGGTACCGGGCAGACATTAGAAATAAGATGAGAGAACTTGCCAGACTTCTTATGACGGCAAGAAAATTTGACAAAGGCATTGTTACTTTAAAGGACTTGATAAATCCAGGAAAGTTTAACACAGTACTGGAGGCAGTAAAAATCATGACTGGATTTGATAGGTCGACGAACCGTTTCTCTGTTCCATCAACAGCCCTAAAACTGCGACACTCCCTTGTGAAAGTGTCACATATTTTGCAGGGAGAAGCTTTACGTCAAGAGGATGATGCCTTAAAGAGCCGAGCTGAGCACTTCAGTAAATTAATTGAACTGGAATGGACAATCCATGTTTCATCAAATGCATTGAAAACATTATATCAGAAAAAGTGGAACAGCCCACAAATGCTGCCTTTAGCAGAAGACATTAAAAAGCTCCAGGATCACCTAAAGTGTCTTGAGGAGACAAACAAAGAAGCACTCACTGACCACCCATCACAAAAATCATGGAGTGATCTCTCCCAGGTGACTTTAACACAGCTGATATTATTCAATCGTCGACGTGAAGGGGAGGTTTCCAGGATGGAAATCCAAACCTACCTGCAGAGAAACAACTACCAGATGCAGGATGAAATTTTGGAGAGCCTCTCAGCATTTGAGAAAAAACTATGTGAGAACCTAACCAGAGTAGAGGTACGGGGAAAAAGAGGACGTAAAGTGCCAATACTATTGCCAGCAAATGTGAAGGAATCTGTGGACCTTTTAATTAAAACTAGGGAACATGTTGGGATTTCCTCTAGCAATCCCTACATATTTGCCCGTCCATTTTATGGATCACAGGAAAGCATCCGTGGTTGTGACTGCCTAAAACGCTATGCAGAAAGCTGTGGGGCTAAAAATCCTGAAAACATTACATCCACAAAGTTGCGAAAACATGTAGCCACAGTTTCTCAGCTACTAAATTTACAAACCCATGACCTAGACCAACTAGCAACTTTCATGGGACATGACATTGAGGTCCACAGAGAATTTTACAGACTGCCAGAAGAAACTTTGCAAATGGCAAAAGTTGGCAGAATTCTTTTTGCACTGCAAAGTGGAATAAGCCAATTTAAAGGAAAATCCCTAGAGGACATAACACCAAACATCAACT TTGAAGAGGCCACCAGTGATTCCGAATCGGAGGATGCTGAATATAATAAAAGGAGGGCAAAGGATAATTATTTCGAAAAAGGGACTGCCACTTCAAGAAAGACTGTATCAGGGGAAGCATCTACATACCTGAGGAAACCACCACTGCCACTAAATCAAAAGG gaaAATCCAGAAAAGCCTGGACAGAAGTGGAGAGTAAAATGATTGAACACCACTTCAAAAACTTCCTAAAGAAGATGAAAGTCCCTGGAAAAAATGACTGTGAAAGATTCCTAAATGAAAACCAATCTCTAATGAATAACGAAAGAGACTGGATAGCAGTGAAGTACTTTGTGCACAACAGAATAATTACCATGAagagaaatttgtgtcaaaagtaTACTACCTAG